One part of the Tunicatimonas pelagia genome encodes these proteins:
- a CDS encoding DUF4494 domain-containing protein yields MNTWFTCKIKYQKIDEKGKAKNVSEMYLVDAVSFTEAERRIYEKMESLIQGEFYVTGIAKAKISDVFNYEDSYLWHRCKMVYTLEEEGKGAEKKITNYVLLTAPNVKEAYDRMYQSLNNMLVDFRVTEIVESPIVEVFPYESPEEEDTKFQEAPDNYRPLSEVNEDQSV; encoded by the coding sequence ATGAATACCTGGTTTACCTGCAAGATAAAATATCAAAAAATAGACGAGAAAGGGAAAGCGAAGAACGTATCGGAAATGTATTTGGTAGATGCGGTTTCGTTTACTGAAGCTGAGCGACGTATTTACGAAAAAATGGAATCGCTGATTCAAGGTGAGTTCTACGTGACTGGCATAGCCAAGGCAAAAATTTCGGACGTGTTTAATTACGAAGACAGCTACCTCTGGCACCGGTGTAAAATGGTGTATACCCTGGAGGAAGAAGGAAAGGGAGCAGAGAAGAAGATCACCAATTACGTACTGCTTACCGCTCCTAATGTAAAGGAAGCTTACGACCGAATGTACCAAAGCCTGAATAATATGCTGGTGGACTTCCGGGTGACCGAAATTGTAGAAAGCCCCATCGTGGAAGTGTTTCCCTACGAATCTCCCGAAGAAGAAGACACCAAATTTCAGGAAGCCCCGGATAATTATCGCCCACTTTCTGAGGTAAACGAAGATCAGTCGGTGTAG
- a CDS encoding THUMP domain-containing class I SAM-dependent RNA methyltransferase, giving the protein MSYTRKIVVTCAPLISPILAKEIEGLNLPVKSINRLDVETEGTLLDAMRLNLQLRTAHRVLYQLKSFTINQPNELYQEIYNYPWENQIPLDGYFSVQSYVKHPTISDGRFANLKVKDAVVDRFMKRFGRRPNSGPMNDRVVLFLYWTEEEAAIYLDTSGESLSKRGYREVTVAAPMQESLAAALLLSTQWHPSQPLINPMCGSGTIAIEAALMQQQTYPGLLRGNYSFMHLKSYQSGIWRRLRQDLKLDQQSRRDAQRNIVATDSNPDAIEAAKKNARAAGVSHLIQFQLSDFAETSVPEVKKTSAGNPVIVINPPYGARLGEERKLEVLYARIGDFFKQQGAGYYGYVFTANRDLAKKIGLKTSRKQEFLNGKLPSQLLEYELYTGSK; this is encoded by the coding sequence ATGTCTTACACCCGAAAAATCGTCGTTACCTGCGCGCCTCTCATCAGTCCAATCTTAGCCAAAGAAATTGAGGGGCTAAATTTACCCGTCAAGAGTATCAATCGCCTGGATGTAGAAACTGAGGGCACACTCTTAGATGCTATGCGGCTCAACCTACAACTACGAACCGCGCACCGGGTATTGTACCAGCTAAAGTCATTCACGATTAATCAGCCCAACGAGTTATATCAGGAGATTTATAATTACCCCTGGGAAAATCAGATTCCGTTGGACGGCTATTTTTCAGTGCAGTCGTATGTGAAGCACCCTACTATTTCCGACGGGAGGTTTGCCAACTTGAAAGTAAAAGATGCAGTGGTAGATCGTTTTATGAAACGGTTTGGTCGTCGCCCTAACTCCGGACCAATGAACGACCGGGTAGTGCTGTTTCTGTACTGGACGGAAGAAGAAGCTGCCATTTACCTAGATACATCGGGTGAAAGCCTGAGTAAGCGGGGCTACCGGGAAGTTACCGTGGCGGCTCCCATGCAAGAATCGCTGGCGGCGGCTCTACTGCTTTCTACCCAATGGCATCCCTCACAACCACTTATTAATCCAATGTGTGGGAGTGGTACCATTGCTATTGAAGCGGCCCTAATGCAGCAACAAACCTACCCCGGACTACTTCGGGGCAACTACAGTTTTATGCACCTTAAGTCGTACCAGAGCGGTATCTGGCGACGGCTACGGCAAGACTTGAAGCTAGACCAGCAGTCGCGGCGGGATGCCCAGCGAAATATTGTAGCTACTGACAGTAATCCAGACGCAATTGAGGCGGCTAAAAAAAATGCCCGAGCGGCGGGGGTAAGTCACCTTATTCAGTTTCAGCTAAGCGACTTTGCCGAAACTTCGGTGCCTGAGGTCAAAAAGACATCTGCTGGTAATCCGGTTATTGTTATCAACCCACCCTACGGTGCCCGACTTGGCGAAGAACGTAAACTAGAAGTGCTGTACGCCCGAATCGGGGATTTTTTCAAGCAACAAGGGGCAGGCTACTACGGATACGTGTTTACCGCTAATCGGGATCTGGCTAAGAAAATTGGCCTAAAAACCAGCCGTAAGCAAGAATTTCTCAACGGAAAACTACCTTCTCAGCTTTTAGAGTACGAATTGTATACTGGTAGCAAGTAG
- a CDS encoding patatin-like phospholipase family protein: MKNIVEPLYYSLPVQLLILHVRKNQLLLLCWVLLISIVIGQFGKSLGIPYLFLDPEYLGQVNFFSFLWVGMAFGGFTMAYHITCYILDGPGFGFVGTLSRPFAKFALNNSLIPLFFLSIYLLCLINFQLANEYNNFLGIAEKMAGFFGGLVLIVLLTFEYFRWTNQDIVRLLASTVNRKLKKVRFSRVRIMGNWKETKKGGRRVDNYLDLRLQLRKAPVVQHDKSLVLQVFNQNHLNSVIIELFIFALILVLGIFSSNPLVQIPAAASILLFITVILMMAGAVSFWLKGWATTAVIVSFFLLNIFVRYEWGENSYRAFGLDYATVETEYSLNRLKALNDTSYYHQDYQATKKILDTWYERMYDQYAYSAEYRPKMVLVCTSGGGLRSAMWTTVALQHADSVTDGRLIDHTRLFTGASGGLIGAAYFRELAWQDQRKQVKPNLPIVLARNNTSEQPSIYDPYYAQLIAQDNLNPIIFTLLVNDLMVRNQTFSYGGFTYTKDRGYAFEEQFNKNTHHLLDKQLSDYRVPEQNAEMPMIILTPAIVNDGRKLYISPQHVSYMHIRLPHENRSHRSIIKGVDFRRLLHQQHADSLRFLTALRMNAAFPYVTPNVTLPTSPAIQIMDAGMTDNFGISDALRFMFVFREWINTHTSGVVLLNIRDSEKIEDVKAPNSASLIERMVAPFRFFYDNLFNIQDISNDDRIELAQSWLDVDMHSIYLEYTSEVPKSWKLLNPDRSTLERPSLSWRLTSREKNNIFENIGHPKNVAALNELKKLLATEKTKNE, from the coding sequence ATGAAAAATATCGTGGAGCCTTTGTATTACTCTCTTCCGGTGCAGTTGCTAATTTTGCATGTGCGGAAGAATCAATTGCTGTTGCTCTGTTGGGTATTGCTTATCTCCATTGTTATTGGTCAGTTCGGGAAAAGCTTGGGTATTCCCTACCTCTTTCTTGACCCGGAATACCTTGGGCAGGTTAATTTTTTTAGCTTTTTGTGGGTAGGTATGGCCTTTGGCGGATTTACAATGGCTTATCATATTACCTGCTATATTCTGGACGGCCCTGGCTTCGGATTCGTAGGTACCCTATCGCGCCCCTTCGCAAAATTTGCGCTAAACAACAGCCTGATTCCTCTTTTCTTCTTGAGTATTTATCTTCTTTGCCTAATCAACTTTCAGCTAGCCAACGAATACAATAACTTCTTGGGAATTGCCGAAAAGATGGCTGGTTTCTTCGGTGGACTGGTACTGATTGTTCTGTTAACGTTTGAGTATTTCCGGTGGACGAACCAAGACATTGTGCGCCTGTTGGCTTCTACCGTAAACCGAAAACTGAAAAAAGTGCGTTTTTCTCGGGTTCGTATTATGGGTAACTGGAAAGAAACGAAGAAAGGGGGGCGAAGGGTAGATAATTACCTGGATTTAAGACTACAGTTGCGAAAAGCACCAGTGGTTCAACACGATAAATCGCTGGTGCTGCAAGTATTTAACCAGAACCATCTCAATTCGGTAATTATCGAGTTGTTTATTTTTGCGCTGATTCTGGTACTGGGCATCTTCAGTAGTAATCCTCTGGTGCAGATTCCTGCTGCTGCCAGCATTTTGCTGTTCATTACGGTTATTCTGATGATGGCCGGGGCAGTTTCATTCTGGCTGAAGGGGTGGGCTACTACTGCGGTTATTGTTAGTTTTTTCTTACTAAATATATTCGTGCGCTACGAGTGGGGCGAAAATTCGTATCGGGCGTTTGGCTTAGACTATGCCACCGTAGAGACTGAATATTCGCTCAATCGTCTGAAAGCCCTGAACGATACCAGCTACTACCACCAGGACTACCAAGCTACTAAAAAGATTTTAGATACATGGTATGAGCGCATGTACGACCAGTACGCTTACAGTGCCGAATATCGTCCGAAGATGGTGCTGGTGTGTACCAGTGGCGGTGGGCTTCGCTCGGCGATGTGGACCACCGTGGCACTACAGCACGCCGATAGTGTTACTGACGGAAGGTTAATAGATCATACCCGGCTATTTACCGGAGCTTCGGGTGGGCTAATTGGGGCAGCCTATTTCCGGGAGCTGGCGTGGCAAGACCAGCGAAAGCAAGTGAAGCCAAATTTGCCTATTGTGCTAGCTCGTAACAATACGTCGGAACAGCCATCTATTTACGATCCTTACTACGCCCAGCTAATTGCCCAAGACAATCTAAATCCGATTATATTCACCTTGCTGGTGAACGATCTGATGGTGCGTAACCAGACTTTCTCGTACGGAGGGTTTACCTATACTAAAGACCGAGGCTACGCCTTTGAAGAACAATTCAATAAGAATACCCATCATTTGCTGGATAAGCAACTAAGCGATTATCGGGTACCGGAACAAAATGCCGAGATGCCGATGATAATACTCACTCCGGCTATTGTGAACGATGGCCGTAAGCTGTACATCTCGCCTCAGCACGTTTCGTATATGCACATTCGGTTACCTCACGAAAATCGTAGCCACCGGTCAATTATCAAAGGGGTAGATTTTCGCCGATTACTACATCAGCAGCACGCCGATAGCTTACGATTTTTAACCGCTCTACGAATGAATGCGGCATTTCCGTACGTAACTCCCAACGTTACTTTACCCACCTCACCGGCTATTCAAATCATGGATGCGGGCATGACTGATAATTTCGGTATTTCGGATGCGCTACGGTTTATGTTTGTGTTTCGGGAATGGATTAATACTCACACCTCAGGAGTGGTGTTACTGAACATTCGCGATTCGGAAAAGATTGAGGATGTTAAAGCGCCGAACAGTGCCTCACTTATTGAGCGCATGGTAGCTCCGTTCCGCTTCTTCTACGACAATTTATTCAATATTCAGGATATTAGTAACGATGACCGGATTGAACTAGCCCAATCGTGGTTGGATGTAGATATGCACAGTATTTATCTGGAGTATACCTCGGAGGTACCCAAGAGCTGGAAGTTGCTGAACCCTGATCGGAGTACGCTAGAACGCCCCTCGTTAAGCTGGCGACTTACCAGTCGAGAGAAGAATAATATTTTCGAAAATATCGGTCATCCTAAAAATGTAGCAGCACTGAATGAGCTAAAAAAGCTGCTAGCTACCGAAAAAACCAAAAATGAATGA
- a CDS encoding SusD/RagB family nutrient-binding outer membrane lipoprotein, producing the protein MKYLQYILKSSLLVGLIAFVSSCEDYLDINTDPNNPTVAPLTGLMTSTTFETGNNVQDLGGITAFYVQQLASPNPASSTDIHDEVSYGNTWFNLYNVMTDLSDLELQAEEAGATEYLGATKILKALNLAMTLDAWGDIPYEEAFFAETLTPAYDDDQTLYAEVQQLLDEGIIELQREGSTATIGNDDFIFGGDTDRWLKLAHGLKARYLLHLSETDQYDPQAVLAQIDQGLASSGDDAQVAYFEEERNPWWSVANSNANLILGGWISEQMVEAMDGTTFGYVDPRQILMYDTTDAGEFIGTPNGAGRGDAPEQGARSTLVTGKFYTEETAPILVFTYFEQKFIEAEAALDAGDRARAYSAYLEGIRAHMTKINIDEEDGGISQEAIEAYLSTPAVAVGADNLTEELIYKEKHIAMFLHPEAWVDARRYDYQYQGMTLPANHNPELNSQFIRRLIYPDSEITRNGQNVPEVSLADNLWWDQ; encoded by the coding sequence ATGAAGTACTTACAATATATTTTGAAAAGCAGCTTGCTGGTTGGGCTGATCGCCTTCGTCAGTAGTTGCGAAGATTACCTAGACATTAATACCGACCCGAACAACCCAACCGTAGCTCCGCTGACGGGTTTGATGACTAGCACTACTTTTGAAACAGGTAATAATGTCCAGGATTTAGGTGGTATTACCGCGTTTTACGTGCAGCAGTTGGCTTCGCCTAACCCGGCTAGTTCTACCGACATCCACGACGAGGTGTCTTACGGAAATACCTGGTTTAACTTGTACAACGTGATGACCGACCTAAGCGACTTAGAACTGCAAGCGGAAGAAGCTGGGGCTACCGAATATTTGGGAGCAACTAAAATCTTGAAAGCACTAAATCTAGCGATGACTTTGGACGCTTGGGGAGATATTCCTTACGAGGAAGCTTTCTTCGCCGAAACCCTCACCCCAGCTTACGATGATGATCAAACCTTATACGCCGAGGTTCAACAATTGCTGGATGAGGGAATTATTGAGTTACAACGAGAGGGATCAACTGCGACGATCGGTAACGATGACTTTATCTTTGGCGGCGATACCGATCGTTGGCTGAAACTAGCTCACGGTCTAAAAGCTCGATACTTATTGCACCTCAGTGAGACTGACCAGTACGACCCCCAAGCAGTACTTGCCCAGATAGATCAGGGATTAGCTAGCAGTGGAGACGATGCTCAGGTTGCGTACTTCGAGGAAGAAAGAAACCCCTGGTGGTCGGTGGCGAATAGTAACGCGAACCTGATCCTCGGCGGGTGGATTTCGGAACAAATGGTGGAAGCAATGGATGGTACGACCTTCGGCTACGTAGATCCTCGTCAGATTCTGATGTACGATACTACTGATGCTGGGGAGTTCATCGGGACTCCTAACGGAGCCGGACGAGGGGATGCTCCCGAGCAAGGAGCCCGCTCTACGCTGGTCACCGGAAAATTCTATACCGAAGAAACCGCCCCGATACTGGTGTTTACCTACTTTGAGCAGAAGTTCATAGAAGCCGAGGCTGCCCTGGATGCGGGTGACCGGGCGCGGGCTTATTCGGCTTATCTGGAAGGTATTCGGGCGCACATGACAAAAATTAATATTGACGAAGAGGATGGGGGTATCAGCCAGGAAGCAATTGAAGCTTACCTAAGTACTCCAGCAGTAGCGGTGGGTGCTGATAATCTGACAGAAGAGCTTATCTATAAGGAGAAGCATATTGCTATGTTTCTGCACCCAGAGGCTTGGGTAGATGCCCGCCGCTACGATTATCAATACCAGGGCATGACACTTCCGGCGAACCACAACCCCGAACTCAATAGTCAGTTTATTCGACGATTGATCTACCCCGATTCCGAAATCACCCGAAATGGGCAAAATGTTCCCGAGGTTTCGCTGGCTGATAACTTGTGGTGGGATCAGTAG
- a CDS encoding SusC/RagA family TonB-linked outer membrane protein — MKQFFYLLFGLALLGLCSASSFAQSRTVSGTVTADETGETLPGVNVLLQGTSTGTVTDIEGNYRISVDSDDAMLVFSFIGYEAQQQTVGNRSEVNVSLASDVAQLDEIVVTSFGIEQEKEALGYAVQELQAEELQEAQQPNLVNALQGRVAGVQITNSGGAPGMSSRIIIRGITSLDPNADNQPLFVVDGVPIDNSTIESGTGNTPRGASNRVADLNPNDIESLNVLKGAAATALYGVRAANGAVIITTKKGEAGRVRVNLNSTVGFEQVNRYPDFQEQYGQGFSGNYQPTSFWPSWGAPISEVQVLDPEHRFYDNTRNSMETGLQVDNTVSVSGGNENATFYASFANLDQQGVIPFSDWGRTSAKLSGSVNMGDRLDVTGSINYINSGGNRVPHDRFMERQMYWANTQDVTDYINPDGTMRTYGNNNPIYDARFATYEDNVNRAIGNLSLNYRPTDWFSILYRIGTDYYSDQRTQVLPGPLGIEGEVALSDQGFIEERRINSRDINSTLNFTFNHTFAEKLETTLRLGNDVFDRSSNELRSQGDDFLIPQFFHLSNTSQLVTEYSVSQRRLVGVYGDLLLNYDNFLYLNITGRNDWSSTLPVDNRSFFYPSFNLGVVFTEVLDVPDFLSYGKFRASYAEVGKDAPPYATGITYTQPTSGGEPIFPLDGQVGFTRNGAFGDPNLKPERTASVELGADLRFLNNRLSLDFTWYQQNSRDQIVPVPVSNATGFTRFTTNAGEIENRGIELVLSGTPIQTPDFSWDVSVNFTRNRNRVIEIREGIETIVLGDQFGYAGSTVTMRLIEGDAYGNLYGRSYERYYADGAPEDLQVLDADRPLVINSSGNNAGFPAINREQLILGNSQPDWFGGLRNSFSYKNWDLSFLIDARVGVDQYNQFGNFYSAFGKLDYSLNRNDVVVFDGVLEDGSPNTQEVWMGQGIGPEGRNYSAGFYRNYYRGVSENFVQDASFVKLRNLSLGYRLPANWLDRTPLSAASFKATVNNVILWTPWNGFDPESFSAGAGGNATGFTGLGYPGVHSLIFTLNLTL; from the coding sequence ATGAAACAATTCTTCTACTTACTTTTTGGGCTGGCTTTACTAGGACTTTGCTCCGCTTCAAGCTTTGCCCAGTCGCGCACGGTTTCCGGCACCGTTACTGCCGATGAAACCGGAGAAACCCTACCGGGGGTGAACGTGCTATTACAGGGCACTTCTACCGGTACGGTCACCGATATTGAGGGAAACTACCGTATTTCGGTAGACTCTGACGATGCCATGTTAGTATTCTCCTTCATCGGCTACGAAGCTCAGCAGCAAACCGTAGGCAATCGTTCTGAAGTGAATGTGAGCCTAGCCTCTGATGTAGCCCAACTAGATGAAATCGTAGTAACCTCTTTTGGTATTGAGCAAGAAAAAGAAGCTTTAGGCTACGCGGTGCAGGAGTTACAGGCCGAAGAATTGCAGGAAGCTCAACAGCCTAATCTGGTAAATGCCTTACAAGGTCGGGTCGCCGGAGTACAAATCACCAACTCGGGCGGAGCCCCTGGAATGAGCTCCCGAATCATCATCCGAGGAATTACTTCTCTTGATCCTAACGCAGACAATCAACCGCTATTCGTAGTGGATGGCGTACCGATTGACAACAGCACCATTGAGTCTGGAACAGGAAACACACCCCGAGGAGCTAGTAACCGGGTAGCTGATTTAAATCCTAACGACATTGAATCACTCAATGTACTAAAAGGAGCGGCAGCCACAGCCCTGTACGGAGTACGGGCGGCCAACGGTGCAGTAATTATCACCACCAAAAAAGGAGAAGCCGGAAGAGTGCGGGTAAATCTCAACAGTACCGTCGGTTTCGAGCAGGTCAATCGGTACCCTGACTTTCAGGAGCAGTATGGACAGGGGTTTTCCGGCAACTATCAACCCACCAGTTTCTGGCCGAGTTGGGGTGCCCCCATTTCTGAGGTTCAAGTACTTGATCCTGAACATCGATTCTACGACAACACCCGGAACTCAATGGAAACTGGATTGCAAGTTGATAATACTGTCAGCGTATCGGGTGGTAATGAGAACGCGACCTTTTATGCTTCTTTCGCTAATCTTGATCAACAAGGGGTAATTCCATTTAGCGATTGGGGAAGAACTTCGGCCAAACTTTCGGGGTCCGTGAATATGGGCGACCGATTAGATGTGACAGGCTCTATCAACTACATCAATTCGGGTGGTAACCGGGTGCCTCATGACCGATTTATGGAACGGCAAATGTATTGGGCGAATACCCAAGATGTGACTGACTACATCAATCCCGACGGAACCATGCGAACTTACGGGAATAATAACCCGATATACGATGCCCGCTTCGCTACTTACGAGGATAACGTAAACCGGGCGATCGGAAACCTTAGCCTAAATTATCGCCCTACCGATTGGTTTAGTATTTTATATCGTATTGGTACCGACTACTACAGCGACCAACGAACTCAGGTTTTACCAGGGCCGTTAGGCATTGAGGGCGAAGTAGCTCTGTCCGACCAAGGGTTTATTGAAGAACGAAGAATTAACAGCCGAGATATTAACTCCACGCTAAACTTTACATTTAACCATACCTTTGCCGAGAAGCTAGAAACCACGTTACGGTTGGGTAATGATGTATTTGACCGAAGTAGTAATGAGCTTCGTTCTCAAGGTGATGACTTTCTCATTCCTCAGTTTTTTCATCTAAGCAACACCAGCCAGTTAGTTACTGAGTACAGCGTAAGCCAGAGACGTCTGGTGGGAGTGTACGGTGACCTGTTATTAAACTACGACAACTTCCTGTATTTAAACATTACCGGACGGAATGACTGGTCATCAACACTACCTGTAGATAATCGCTCGTTTTTTTATCCATCATTTAATTTAGGAGTCGTTTTCACCGAAGTGCTGGATGTTCCTGATTTTCTGAGCTACGGAAAGTTTCGGGCTTCCTATGCTGAGGTAGGTAAAGATGCCCCTCCTTACGCTACCGGAATTACGTATACGCAACCTACCAGCGGGGGCGAACCAATTTTTCCGCTGGATGGCCAAGTAGGGTTCACCCGTAATGGTGCGTTCGGTGACCCTAACCTGAAACCTGAGCGTACTGCTTCGGTAGAACTCGGGGCTGATTTACGCTTTCTGAACAATCGACTTTCGCTAGACTTTACCTGGTATCAACAAAACAGTCGCGACCAGATTGTTCCGGTTCCGGTATCTAATGCCACGGGCTTTACCCGGTTTACCACCAATGCTGGGGAAATTGAAAACCGAGGTATTGAGCTGGTACTAAGCGGCACTCCAATTCAAACCCCCGATTTCTCATGGGATGTATCGGTCAACTTTACCCGTAACCGTAATCGGGTAATAGAGATTCGGGAAGGGATTGAAACCATTGTGTTGGGTGACCAATTTGGATACGCAGGTAGTACAGTGACTATGCGTTTGATCGAGGGGGATGCTTACGGTAATTTGTACGGACGAAGTTACGAACGCTACTACGCTGACGGAGCCCCCGAAGACTTACAAGTCTTAGATGCTGATCGCCCCTTGGTTATCAACAGTTCTGGCAACAATGCGGGCTTTCCCGCGATCAATCGCGAACAGTTGATTTTAGGCAACTCTCAACCTGACTGGTTCGGTGGACTTCGGAATAGTTTTAGTTACAAAAACTGGGATTTATCGTTTCTGATTGATGCCCGGGTAGGTGTTGATCAGTACAATCAGTTCGGTAACTTCTATTCAGCCTTTGGAAAACTGGACTATTCCTTAAACCGTAACGATGTGGTGGTTTTTGATGGAGTGCTGGAAGATGGATCGCCCAATACTCAGGAAGTCTGGATGGGGCAGGGGATTGGCCCGGAAGGCCGGAACTACAGTGCCGGGTTCTACCGCAATTACTACCGGGGCGTTTCCGAAAATTTTGTGCAGGATGCTTCTTTTGTCAAGCTCCGCAACCTTTCGTTGGGCTACCGATTACCTGCCAATTGGCTAGACCGTACTCCGCTGTCAGCCGCTAGTTTCAAAGCGACGGTCAATAATGTTATCCTCTGGACTCCCTGGAACGGCTTCGATCCCGAGTCATTTAGTGCCGGAGCAGGTGGCAATGCTACTGGCTTTACCGGACTAGGCTACCCTGGAGTACATAGCTTGATTTTCACCCTGAACCTAACTCTCTAA
- a CDS encoding TerC family protein has translation MEIFASGEAWIALLTLAFLEIVLGVDNIIFISIVSNKLPVEQQAKARNLGLILALIFRIGLLLGITWIIGFTQPLFTLLGFEISGRDLILIAGGIFLLAKSTTEIHHKIEGEEHAESSGGRKVSFSGTILQIILLDMVFSFDSILTAVGLTEEVLIMIIAVVIAMTVMITLAGKISDFINKHPTLQILALSFLILIGFMLIVEGLHFHVPKGYIYFAVGFSLLVEVLNMKLRKKRNPVQLRGQRMHPVPENKEDKVVEGS, from the coding sequence ATGGAAATTTTTGCCAGTGGCGAAGCCTGGATTGCTTTGCTAACGCTCGCCTTCTTAGAAATTGTATTAGGGGTAGATAACATCATTTTCATTTCTATAGTATCTAATAAACTACCCGTTGAGCAACAGGCTAAAGCCCGCAACTTGGGTCTAATTCTGGCATTAATTTTCCGCATTGGCCTTTTACTGGGCATTACCTGGATTATTGGTTTTACCCAACCACTGTTTACTTTATTAGGATTTGAGATTAGTGGGCGCGATCTGATTCTGATTGCTGGGGGAATTTTTCTCTTAGCTAAAAGTACTACCGAGATTCACCATAAGATTGAGGGCGAAGAACATGCCGAAAGCAGTGGAGGTCGTAAAGTATCGTTTTCGGGTACCATCCTACAGATTATTCTACTCGATATGGTTTTTTCTTTTGATTCTATCCTAACCGCCGTAGGGTTAACCGAAGAGGTGCTTATTATGATTATCGCGGTGGTTATTGCCATGACGGTGATGATTACTCTGGCCGGTAAAATCAGCGATTTTATTAATAAGCATCCTACCTTGCAAATTCTGGCTCTTTCATTCCTGATACTGATTGGGTTTATGCTGATCGTTGAGGGACTACATTTCCACGTGCCGAAGGGCTACATCTACTTCGCCGTAGGCTTCTCACTACTGGTAGAGGTGCTTAATATGAAGCTGCGAAAGAAAAGAAATCCCGTACAGTTACGCGGTCAGCGAATGCATCCTGTACCTGAAAACAAAGAAGATAAGGTTGTTGAGGGAAGCTAA
- a CDS encoding 1-phosphofructokinase family hexose kinase codes for MNILTITFSPALDKSTQVNGIKPDSKLRCEAPHYDPGGGGVNVSRAIRKLGGNSRCLYVAGGPTGDKLENMLTEAGVEQHRIHCQSWTRENFVVVDTLHEHQYRFGMPGDPLSETEWEQIRKEIKAQLPSADYVVVSGSLPPHSPVTIFAEVARWAKEQNVRCIVDTSGEALLRAAEEGVYLLKPNLGELSALAGQEKVVGLEQEKLARQLINNGKCEIVVVSLGPRGAMLATADTIEYVAAPTVRKKSTVGAGDSMVGAMVLQLSQEASLLDVVGYGVAAGTAATMNEGTTLCHQEDVERLYQWIKNRS; via the coding sequence ATGAACATCTTAACCATCACTTTTAGCCCGGCACTTGATAAGAGTACTCAGGTAAACGGTATTAAGCCAGATTCTAAATTGCGTTGCGAAGCACCTCACTACGACCCCGGTGGCGGGGGAGTAAACGTGTCACGAGCCATTCGAAAATTAGGAGGTAATTCTCGCTGTTTGTACGTAGCCGGAGGGCCTACGGGTGATAAGCTAGAAAATATGCTGACTGAGGCCGGGGTAGAGCAGCACCGAATCCATTGCCAAAGCTGGACCCGCGAAAATTTTGTTGTAGTTGATACTCTGCACGAGCATCAGTATCGCTTCGGGATGCCCGGCGACCCACTGAGCGAAACCGAATGGGAGCAAATACGGAAAGAAATAAAGGCGCAGTTACCTTCGGCAGATTACGTGGTTGTGAGTGGCAGTTTGCCACCCCATTCGCCCGTAACCATTTTTGCCGAAGTAGCCCGTTGGGCGAAAGAGCAAAATGTTCGTTGCATTGTAGATACCTCTGGAGAAGCTTTGCTCAGGGCGGCTGAAGAAGGAGTGTATCTATTAAAGCCAAATCTGGGCGAACTAAGTGCGTTAGCTGGGCAAGAAAAAGTAGTAGGGCTAGAGCAAGAAAAATTAGCTCGACAGCTCATCAACAACGGAAAATGTGAGATAGTAGTGGTTTCGCTCGGGCCTCGGGGGGCAATGCTAGCTACGGCAGATACTATTGAGTACGTGGCCGCTCCCACCGTTCGGAAAAAAAGTACGGTAGGGGCAGGCGATAGCATGGTGGGAGCAATGGTGCTTCAACTATCGCAGGAAGCTTCTTTGTTAGATGTAGTGGGTTACGGCGTGGCGGCCGGAACAGCCGCCACCATGAACGAAGGTACCACCCTCTGCCATCAAGAAGATGTAGAACGACTGTATCAATGGATCAAAAACCGAAGCTAA
- a CDS encoding GNAT family N-acetyltransferase has product MDQKPKLSPVRLDLGDILLRPWQAGDEPSLARHGNNYQIWKNVRDRFPHPYTLKDAQIWVQIANQDPMAINLAIVIEGQVIGAVGVVFKDDVYRRTAEIGYWLGEAHWGQGITTRAVQALSDYVLKHFDVCRLYAGVFEYNLASGRVLKKAGYHLEARLRQSVTKEGRTVDELIYVRLAE; this is encoded by the coding sequence ATGGATCAAAAACCGAAGCTAAGTCCGGTTCGCCTGGATTTGGGCGATATTCTATTGCGTCCTTGGCAAGCGGGCGACGAGCCTTCATTGGCTCGACATGGTAATAACTATCAGATTTGGAAAAATGTACGGGATCGATTTCCTCATCCGTATACATTAAAAGACGCCCAGATCTGGGTTCAGATAGCAAATCAAGATCCAATGGCAATCAACTTAGCTATCGTGATTGAGGGACAGGTGATTGGTGCTGTAGGGGTGGTTTTTAAGGATGATGTGTATCGCCGTACGGCTGAGATTGGCTACTGGCTCGGCGAAGCCCACTGGGGGCAGGGAATCACTACCCGCGCCGTGCAAGCTCTTTCGGATTACGTGCTCAAGCATTTTGATGTTTGTCGTTTGTACGCTGGGGTGTTCGAGTATAACCTGGCTTCAGGCCGGGTGCTGAAAAAAGCAGGTTATCATCTGGAAGCTCGCCTTCGCCAAAGTGTAACCAAAGAAGGGCGCACGGTTGATGAACTGATCTACGTTCGTCTGGCAGAGTGA